The region ACGACGAACACCACGTCCCAGCCGTCGCGGGGCAGGTGCGCCCGGTCCACGTCGTGGAGCCTGCGTCCGAGGTCGGGGCGCTGGAGATAGGTGAGCCGGTCGGGGGCGGCGCTGCGCACCCGTATCGTCGGCACACCCGTCAGCGCGGACGCCACCACGTCCGGATCGAACGGCGAGTGCACCGCGTCCCGCGCGGCGGCGTGCGCGGCCTGCAGTTCGAGCCGGTGCCGCGTGGGCAACGCCGATCCGGCCCGCCCGAGCCCGATCCGGGCCTGGGTGTGCCGGCGCAGGGAGTTCCAGAGGGCGGTGTCCGACTCCCGGTCCACGACCGGAGCGACCGAAGCGACCGAAGCGACCGAAGCGATCGCTGCGGTCGAAGCAGTCGGGACGGTCACCGTGTCGCCCAAGTCGGCGTCCACATGGATTAGTTGACGTTCCGTCATGCCGCCAGCCCCCGCCCGATCGCCGTCAGCGGATGGCCTGTACCCGCCACGTCCCGTATCCCGCCGCCGTCGTCCAGCAGACCGATCCGCTCCAGCCACGTCTCGAACTCCGGTGCCGGGCGCAGCCCGAGCACCTCGCGCAGGTACAACGCGTCGTGGTACGAGGCCGACTGGTAGTTGAGCATGATGTCGTCGCCTCCGGGGGTGCAGATCACGAAGGAGGCGCCGGCGACACCGAGCATGGTGAGCATCGTGGCGATGTCGTCGTCATCGGCGTCGGCGTGGTTGGTGTAACAGATGTCGAGGCCCATGGGCAGGCCGAGCAGTTTGCCGCAGAAGTGGTCCTCCAGGGCCGCGCGGAGGATCTGGCGGCCGTCGTAGAGGTACTCCGGGCCGATGAAGCCGACCACCGTGTTCACGAGCAGCGGGTCGTAGCGGCGGGCGACCGCGTACGCCCGCGCCTCCACCGTCTGCTGGTCCACCCCGTGGTGCGCGTCGGCGGAGAGCGCGCTGCCCTGCCCCGTCTCGAAGTACAGGGCGTTGGAGCCGACCGTGCCCCTGTCCAGCGAGCGCGCCGCCTCGTACGCCTCGTCCAGGAGCCCCAGTGTGACCCCGAACGAGGCGTTGGCGGCCTGCGTACCGGCGATGGACTGGAAGACGAGGTCCACCGGGGCGCCGCGTTCCATCAGGTCGATGCTGGTGGTCACGTGGCACAGGACGCAGGACTGGGTGGGGATGGAGTAGCGGTCGATCACTCCCTCCAGGAGGTCCAGCAGGTCCCGTACCGCCTCGGGGCTGTCCGTGGCCGGGTTGATGCCGATCACCGCGTCGCCGGAGCCCAGGAGCAGGCCGTCCAGCAGGGCCGCCGCCACGCCCGCGGGGTCGTCGGTGGGGTGGTTGGGCTGGAGGCGGGTGGCCAGGCGGCCCGGGAGGCCGATCGTGGAGCGGAAGGCGGTGACCACCCGGACCTTGCGGGCGACCGCCACCAGATCCGCGTTGCCCATCAGTTTCGACACCGCGGCGACCATCTCCGGGGTCAGGCCGGGGGCGAGTGCGGCGAGTGTCGGCGCGTCCG is a window of Streptomyces mirabilis DNA encoding:
- a CDS encoding ethanolamine ammonia-lyase subunit EutB, which translates into the protein MSTYSATLGGRTHSFAGLARLLAAASPERSGDRLAGLAADSAQARVAARWALAEVPLARFLAEPVIPYESDDVTRLIMDSHDAAAFAPVCGLTVGELREWLLSEAADAPTLAALAPGLTPEMVAAVSKLMGNADLVAVARKVRVVTAFRSTIGLPGRLATRLQPNHPTDDPAGVAAALLDGLLLGSGDAVIGINPATDSPEAVRDLLDLLEGVIDRYSIPTQSCVLCHVTTSIDLMERGAPVDLVFQSIAGTQAANASFGVTLGLLDEAYEAARSLDRGTVGSNALYFETGQGSALSADAHHGVDQQTVEARAYAVARRYDPLLVNTVVGFIGPEYLYDGRQILRAALEDHFCGKLLGLPMGLDICYTNHADADDDDIATMLTMLGVAGASFVICTPGGDDIMLNYQSASYHDALYLREVLGLRPAPEFETWLERIGLLDDGGGIRDVAGTGHPLTAIGRGLAA